attggtcacgtagcagatgttattgcgagtgtagcgaaatgcttgtgcttctagttccgacagtgctaacaagtaatctaacaattacaATGAgggtcaatgggaaagaatgtttgttttccccaatttcCAACTGAGTTATGTGTTTGCTAgcattatatatacatatatgcatGCATAGTTGACATACCAGTTTCCTATGATGGCTAGAAGTTGTTAGAGCTGATATGCTTAATCAGTATGTTTCGCTGTTATGTCTCCAGGTGGAGATGCCTCCATCATTCCCATGATGATTGACCGCCAATCCCAACCCTGCCAACCAATAAAGGCAGATGCGATAATCCCCAATGAAAAAGCAGAAAGAGTGAACCTGAAACGCAGAGCGGAGACACAGACTGATGGGATCAATAAGTATCCTCGATTAGAAGAACCGGAGAAGTCAGAGGATGAGCTACAGTGTGGTGGGAGCCTGGTTGAAAATCTTACTGAGAGCTCTGCACAGGCCCCTGCAGAGAGTCCAAGGCCGGAGGGGGAGAATGCGCTGACCAACGTGGTGTTAAAACAAAGGGACAATGTTTTgacacaacagtctctacaggaCATACACCGGACAGGTGCTAAGTGTGTCCCTGGAGGACCAGAGGATCCCCTTCAGCCCGGGTTAGGGTACCACAGTACTGGGCTGCTGAGAGTGAAGCCTGGTCGGGGGGagcccactctgtctctctcttgcagtGACAAGCTTGCCAGGTGGGCAGTGCTAGGTTTCCAGGGTGCGCTGCTCTCCCATTACCTACAGGGGGCAGTCTACTTCAGCGCAATAGTGGTGGGGAGATGTCCATACAGCCATCAGACCATGCAGAGAGCTCTGATCACCAGGTGAGCTAGCTACTACatatggaaagggggatacctttaAGGGTTTAGGACTCTGAAAGAGTAAGAATAATGGAAAGTTGAGAGAAGATGTTAGAAGATGTTTAAATGTGAAGGTGGGGCAGCTGGGGTATGAGTACAGTTTGTTAGTAAATACAGAGGGTTACAGTTGAGTGGGAGGGACACCAATGTTTAAATTCCCACCATGTCGTCAATGTCCTGTTCGGCCTCTTTGCTGGCACGTGTTGTATGTGTGAGCCACCAGCTGTGGTTTTGTTGACCACCATCTCTGGTGGCTCATCATgttaggtcccgtgtggctcagttggtagagcatggcgcttgcaacgccagggttgtgggttcattccccacggggggaccaggatgaatatgtatgaactttccaatttgtaagtcgctctggataagagcgtctgctaaatgacttaaatgtaaatgtaaatgtaatgttacaTGGCTGCTCACTAAGCCCTGGTGGTGTGAACTGTAAAGGAGCAAAGCCTATAACCTGTTAATGATATAGCCTTGCAAACTGCCTTTTTTTGTCCCatatttgtgtttttatgtttctgTTTGGTTAGGGAAACAGATAGTGATTCGTGACCTCTCTGTTTAAGCAGATTTTAGTATAACTAGAAGTGATTGATTGGTTCCTCTGTGTTTCTACAGGTGTTCTGAGGTGACAGCCCTGCCTGCTGGCTTCAGAGTGCAGCCTCCAGAGCTCCTGCAGTCCAGCCTGGAGTTTGCTCACAGCCAGGCACAGACTGAGCACAATCATCAGCCCGGCAAGGGCAGAGTCTCACCTTGTGGCGCAGGTGAGACTTTTTACCGGTCTGTAGCTAAAAGGCCCAATgcaggctttttttatggcaatatcaaaaataatttatgtttaacaattaagtaccttagtgTAAtagattagaggttgaccgatttatgatttttcaacgccgataccgatacctattattggaggaccaaaaaaagccgataccgattaatcggacgatttttatttattaatttgtaataatgacaattacaacaatactgaatgaacacttttttaaacttaatataatacatcaataaaatcaatttagcctcaaataagaataatgaaacatgttcaatttggtttaaataatgcaaaaacaaagtgtggagaaagaaagtaaaagtgcagtatgtgcatgtaaaaaagctaatgtttaagttccttgctcagaaatgagaacatatgaaagctggtgggttcttttaacatgagtcttcaataatccCAGGTAAgaattttaggttgtagttattataggaattataggactatttctctctataccatttgtatttcattaacctttgactattggatgttcttataggcactttagtattgccagtgtaaacagtatagcttccatcctctcctcgctcctacctaggctcgaaccaggaacacaacgaaaACAGCCCACCTcaaaagcagcgttacccatgcagagcaaggggaataactactccaagtctcagagcgagtgacatttgaaacgctattagcgcgcacccgctaactagctagccatttcacatcggttacaccagcttaatctcgggagttgataggcttgaagcacagcgaagagcttctggcaaaacgcaggaaagtgctgtttgaatgaatgcttacgagcctgcctgcgctgcctaccaccgctcagtcagactgctctatcaaatcatagacttagttataacataacacacagaaatacgagccttaggtcattaatatggtcgaatccggaaactatcatctcgaaaacaagacgtttattctttcagtgaaatatgaaccgttccgtattttatctaacgggtggcatccataagtctaaatattcctgttacattgcacaacattcaatgttatgtcataattacgtaaaattctggcaaattaggcggcccaaactgttgcatatacgctgactctgcgtgcaatgaaagcaagagaagtgacacaatttcacctggttaatattgcctgctaacctggatttcttttagctaaatatgcaggtttaaaaatatatacttctgtgtattaattttaagaaaggcattgatgtttatggttaggtacacattggagcaacgatatgcaccgcatcgattatatgcaacgcaggacacgctagataaactagtaatatcatcaaccatgtgtagttaactagtgattatgattgattgattgattgttttttataagataagtttaatgctagctagcaacttaccttggcttctactgcattcgtgtaacaggcaggctcctcgtggagtgcaatgtaatcaggtggttagagcgttggactagttaactgtaaggttgcaagattgaatcccccgagctgacaaggtaaaaatctgtcattctgcccctgaacgaggcagttaacccaccattcctaggccgtcattgaaaataagaatgtgttcttaactgacttgcctagttaaataaagattaaatcggcaaaatcggtgtccaaaaatacMgatttccgattgttatgaaaacttgaaattggctctaattaatcggccattccgattaattggtcaACCTCTATAATAGATgtccattaaaatgggcaaaaatggctttttagctaacattttgggagtggtctgagtggggagggggaaactgaaaactagctgttattggcagagaggtttggaactctttgtcattggtctattaaccaatttaccacatgttgatgtcaccatggaaagctgaaactcccgcccatgcaaacctgtTGATTAGAAgttcctgtgtagattgtatttccaaccagcaactatcaggaaataacacaaaTGTTAAAAAATCACACGTTTACGGCGTTAGTTttagctgttgtacaatataatgtaaaaaagagggggaaaaagaTGTTTGACTGCAATGGGATTTTaatttctatgtttgtgttgcttcacagtccccgctgttccataaggtgtagtcATATCTGTTTTTTAagtctaattttactgcttgcttaagttacttgatgtggaatagagttccatgttgtcatggctctatgtagtactgtctgcctcccatagtctgttctggacttggggactgtgaagagatctcttgttgcatgtcttgtggggtatgcatgggtgtccgagctgtgtgccagtagttcaaacagacagctcggtgcattcaacatttcaatacctctcataaatacaagtagtgatgaagtcaatctctcctccactttgagccaggagagattgacatgcatattattaatattagctctctgtgtacatccaagggccagccgtgctgccctgttttgAACCAATTGCAACTTTCCTAAGTTATTTTTTGTGGcgcctgaccacacgactgaacagtagtccaggtgcgacaaaactagggcctgtaggacctgccttgttgatagtgattTTAAGAAAGTAGAGAATTGCTTTATTGTGGACAGACatctgcatcaatatgttttgaccatgacagtttacaatctagtgttactccaagcagtttagtcacctcaacttgctcaatttccacattatttattacgcgatgtagttgaggtttagggtttagtgaatttgtcccaaatacaatgcttttagttttagaaatatttaggactaacttatttcttgccacccactctgaaaactaactgcagctctttaagtgttgcaaatcatttcagtcactgtagtatctgacatgtatagtgttgagtcatccgtatacatttacatttaagtcatttagcagacgctcttacatAGATAcattggctttactcaaagccattGGCATGTTGTTAGTGAAGATTGAAAAAAtgaaggggcctagacagctgccctggggaattcctgattctacctggattatgttggagaagcttccattaaagacaggtaactctttatccatagTATAGCAGGGGCtgtaaagccaaaacacacatacGTGTTTCcaacagcagactatgatcgataatgtcaaaagccgctctgaagtctaacaagacggATCCCACAATCCTTTATCATCAGTCATTTATGTAAGTccagtgcttgttgaatgtccttccctataagcatgctgaaagtttgttgttaatttgtttactgtaaaatagcattgtatctggtcaaacgcCATTTTTTCCCAGAAGATTACTCAGGGTtgataacaggctgattggtcggctatttgagccagtaaagggggctttactattcttaggtagcggaaggacttttgcttccctccaggccttggtagcacacactttctagtaggcttaaataaaaaatatggcaaatgggagtggcaatatcgtccactataatcctcagtaattttccatcttggAAAAACAAAtactactactcccttcacagaacaacgcaaactgtctctaaccagaatagaaagcggAGTAGGAGTAcatttagtgtctagtttgagaagcgggcgcctcacaagttctcacctggcagattcattaaatagtatccgcaaaaccccagtctcaacgtcaacagtgaagaggcaactccaggatgctggccttctatgcagagttgcCTACCATTTGATAtacagttgtgcaccggggcctcccactctttctattctgattagaaacagtttgcgctgttctgtgaagggagtagtacacagcgttgtacgagatcttcagtttcttggcaattcatCGCATGGAAAGGccataatttctcagaacaagaatagactgacgagtttcagaagaaaggactttgtttctggccattttgagcctgtaatcgaacccacaaatgctgatgctccagatactcaactactctaaagaaggccagttttattgcttctttaatcaggacaacagttttcagttgtgctaacataattgccaatgggttttctaatgatcaattacccttttaaaatgatacacttggtttagctaacacaacgtgccattggaacacaggagtgatggttgctgataatgggcctctacgcctacATAgatatttccagctacaatagtcatttacaacattaacaatgtctagactgtatttctgatcaatttgatgttattttaatggacaacaaaatgTGCTTTYMTKWMMtgaacatggacatttctaagtgaccccaaatgttGAATGGTGgtgtacttggatgtgtagtgtcagtgtttgttgctggcatgacATGCCTAAGGTTGCtcatcttgccaatgaaaaaatcattaaagtaatatcagttggttttgtgatgaatgaggcatctgattcaatgaatgatggagctgagtttgtcttttttcccaaaatttaatttaaggtgctccaaaactTTTTACAATCCTTCTTTGTCAKttatctttgtttcatagtttagtttcttctttttattcagttgaGTCACCTGATTTCTTCATTTGAAATACGTTTGCCaattggttgtgcagccagacttatttgtcaTCCCTTTTGCCTCATCCATTCCTTTTTGcccttaatgggtgcatgcttattagtaactggaataagcaatttcatataTGTTTCAAGTGCAGCATCtttttgctcctcattacacaccacggaccaacaaatattctttacatcaacaacataggaatcactaccaAAACCTGTTATACACTATATTAAGCCCAGCCTTTGTAGAATCATatcaatgatcaatggaaacggcatgcacctgagctcagtttcgagtctcatagcaaagggtctgaatacttacgtaaggtttttctgtttttaatttttaatatatGTGCTCaaattgtcattatgggatatagtGTGTGgattgaggaaaacaattaatttaatcaattttatactaatgctgtaacttaacaaaatgtagaaaaagtaaagtggtctgaatactttccaaatgcactgtatatacatacagtggcttgcgaaagtatccccccccctttggcatttttcatattttgttgccttataaaCTGGAATTAAcatggattttgggggggttgtatcatttgatttacacaacatgcctaccactttgaagatacaaaatatttttgaatctgaatCAAACAAGAAATGAGACARAAAACAACTTGCGTGTGcacaactattcacccccccaagtcaatactttttaTAGAGCCTCCTTTTGCAGCAATTTCAGCTGCAAGTAGCTTGGGGGTATGTctctagaagcttggcacatctagccactgggatttttgcccattcatcaaggcaaaactgcttcagctccttcaagttggatgggttctgctggtgtacaacaatctttaagtcataccacagattctcaattggattgagatctgggctttgactcggccattccaagacatttaaatgtttccctttaaaccactcgaatgttgctttagcagtatgcttagggtcattgtcctgctggaaggtgaacctccgtcccagtctcaaatctctggaagactgaaacaggattCCCTCAAGACTTTCCCTGTATTtggcgccatccatcattccttcaattcggaccagtttcccagtccctgccgatggaaaaacatcccaacagcatgatgtggtcccgtgtggctcagttggtagagcatggcgcttgcaacgccagggttgtgggttcattccccacggggggaccaggatgaatatgtatgaacNCATTCAACatttcaatacctctcataaatacaagtagtgatgaagtcaatctctcctccactttgagccaggagagattgacatgcatattattaatattagctctctgtgtacatccaagggccagccgtgctgccctgttttgAACCAATTGCAACTTTCCTAAGTTATTTTTTGTGGcgcctgaccacacgactgaacagtagtccaggtgcgac
This portion of the Salvelinus sp. IW2-2015 linkage group LG4q.1:29, ASM291031v2, whole genome shotgun sequence genome encodes:
- the adat1 gene encoding tRNA-specific adenosine deaminase 1 isoform X2 produces the protein MWTADEISKLCYQRFSELPKRGKPEPGREWTLLAAVVKCSVSPNQEKVEEVVSLGTGTKCIGRSAMSSKGDVLNDSHAEVIARRGCIRYLTEQLRMAVCGQGSTVFCQGEEMGKWKVQSGVSFLFFTSHTPCGDASIIPMMIDRQSQPCQPIKADAIIPNEKAERVNLKRRAETQTDGINKYPRLEEPEKSEDELQCGGSLVENLTESSAQAPAESPRPEGENALTNVVLKQRDNVLTQQSLQDIHRTGAKCVPGGPEDPLQPGLGYHSTGLLRVKPGRGEPTLSLSCSDKLARWAVLGFQGALLSHYLQGAVYFSAIVVGRCPYSHQTMQRALITRCSEVTALPAGFRVQPPELLQSSLEFAHSQAQTEHNHQPGKGRVSPCGAAISWCAVSDQPLDVTANGYKHGVTKKALGTSKARSLICKVELFHSFLSLLAVTDKSHLPESLRWDRAVCRVMAIASSVDLLGR
- the adat1 gene encoding tRNA-specific adenosine deaminase 1 isoform X1, with translation MWTADEISKLCYQRFSELPKRGKPEPGREWTLLAAVVKCSVSPNQEKVEEVVSLGTGTKCIGRSAMSSKGDVLNDSHAEVIARRGCIRYLTEQLRMAVCGQGSTVFCQGEEMGKWKVQSGVSFLFFTSHTPCGDASIIPMMIDRQSQPCQPIKADAIIPNEKAERVNLKRRAETQTDGINKYPRLEEPEKSEDELQCGGSLVENLTESSAQAPAESPRPEGENALTNVVLKQRDNVLTQQSLQDIHRTGAKCVPGGPEDPLQPGLGYHSTGLLRVKPGRGEPTLSLSCSDKLARWAVLGFQGALLSHYLQGAVYFSAIVVGRCPYSHQTMQRALITRCSEVTALPAGFRVQPPELLQSSLEFAHSQAQTEHNHQPGKGRVSPCGAAISWCAVSDQPLDVTANGYKHGVTKKALGTSKARSLICKVELFHSFLSLLAVTDKSHLPESLRGKELQTYWDYKQVAQSYQQASLQLRSQAFPLWLRSDRDLLQFH